Sequence from the Acropora muricata isolate sample 2 chromosome 10, ASM3666990v1, whole genome shotgun sequence genome:
cttacctaatagaagcagtggccctatatatgagctaaatgcaaaagttgaaagagctgattaagttgagcaatttgtgcaattttcagctgtttgcaagcagtattgaaggaaatatcagacatcaaaaactgcgaaattgctgtgtggcaaaaaagttaatgagccgtacatcccctgtaaaatttcgagtttttagaagagaactTCTTCGAAaacattcgatgaattggagtcaaattttcagagaaaacttaaactgttattccctttcaatattcagagtttttattttattagcgtcatcagatagtgataagcatatgttaatgaggcaaaaagtgtaaacaaagattcgcctattccGTCTGCCTCAATCAAGCTCGTTTCCAGGGtctaggaacgaggttgtgcCTCACGACCTGAATACACTGCtctcaaaaaaagactggattgAGCTTGTTTTGTTTAAAAGCGGCGGCCCTCTTACTACGACCCAAAAAGCGGGTCCTAGTGGGGAGTCGATGCAAATTCACCCGGCATGGATTTTTAAATGCAAGTTGAACGATTTAAGAGCTTCTTGGAGGTATGTGTTCAACATACTTTTGATTTATGGTTTACATTCCTCCTATCAATAACAAATTGGGTCCTACCGAGGCGCCGATGGCTTCAAAAAACTTGGGTTCTAAGACAATaggtagctcgatccagtctttttttttagatcaatgCCTGAACGTCGATCCAACAGGACCTAACTTTTTTGTGTAAGCTCTTAATAGAAGCTCTTCTAGCATTGGATAGGAACTATTACCCAATCACGTTAGTTTTCATAATTCATAGCTGTCGCCTGGGAGAATTAAACAAAGCGTTGCTCGCGGACCTTGAAATTCGTTCGTGCAGGGAATAATTTCTGAAGACGTTTTTAATGGAGCATGTCAATAACGACTCTAGCGAGCAAGTAGAagtaagaataatttttttatgtcTACGTTAGTTAAGAGACTGTGCAGGTGAATGAAACCTTCTCGGCAACATGTAAATAATCACCGAGTGATTGCCTGGTCTAGTCTGTTGCAGTCCTTCAGTGTAAATTTTGCTGAAAGGCTAGTTTTTGCTCAAATTGTGATTTAGGTTAAAAGTGGGTCACGATTTGAGTCGGGCAAAGCAATGCCTGTGCATGCTGAAGTGTTTCTTAAACGATCATCTTTAGTATGTAATAGTATGTAATTTATGCATGATCACGAAAGAACATGTTTACGAGTTGTTTTTCAATCTCTTTGGagcgttgttttttttttgttttatcgtGGGTCCTTGTGGCAAAATTCCCTCCAAAATTATCAAGGTTACTTTTTCTTCGCTTGATGTTCTGTTTCGATGACTAGATTTCAGAATATTGCTTGCTTTATCGCATATGTACAAAGGTTTGTAGATCGATTTCGAAACAACAATATAATTCTTGGGCTTGATTTTGTATTTAGGTTACTGTGTTATTTTTTGCGAAAAGCCGTGAATTATCCGAGCAGCGTTCTGCcgaaatttttattggcaagcAACTCACTGGCAAAGATCTGATCTCAAACATAATCAACAATTTTCCAAGGTAGGTTTATTATCAACTTGCATATAAGTTTGAACACTGAGTTAGGTGAAATGAAATGTCGCTTTTGTTGATAtaggagtgaaaaaaaaaaacattctgtGACAGAGTTAATCCTCAGTAAATGATCATGTTCGATGCTAACCACACAAGGACTGAGTTGACAAATTTACGTAATAATAGGAATATATTATAAAGTAACGCTTGTGTACCGGGTGAAAGTCTTTCAGGTATTCAAGACAGTCTGGTCATTGCTGTGAACCAAAACTACATTGAAAGGGATTCATTGATCAACTTCAGAGGAGGAGAAGAAGTTGCGGTGATCCCGCCAATTAGCGGTGGATAAAAATGAAAGAGGAAAGGTACTTTGCAGGATTAAATGTCCTTTCGTTCTAACTTTGCAACACATCACAAAGCAAGCTACAAATCCCAAAGTTTAAGTATGCTCTTTTTTTCTATGAATAAAACCAAAAGGCAAACCAGTACATTTTCTGTCTGTCCAGCTGTTTTTTAGCTTTTGTAAATTATTATCCTAGGGTTAGCAGAGGATATATATAACTCATGATCAAAGAGGGACAAATTAGGATCTGAAGGGTTGAAGTTATTGATTTGATTAAAGGTTTCTACCATAAGTGATTTGCCTTGGGTGGGAAATTCAATATGGGTAAATTTCAACTGTCACTGTGGctaaaaacacaaaatatgCAAAGCATTGAAGCTGTAAATTCAATGAATTTGTAAAAAGCTTCATCAATACTCTTTCTGATCTGgtaaagtttaatttaaaatattattatttactaatGTCATTGATATTCTTCCCTAGATGAATTTATACTTAGGAATAAGAACATGATATGATCACGATTTTTGCCACTTAATGACTTTTCCAGCTTAAATGACATCTGCCAAGGAAAATATACTCAAAACAATgtctttcaataataattattattactgaaattGATTTGTCAACCAATTGTTTGGCTTTTGGTCATTTTTATTATGGTAGCAGGTGAAATGAAAAAGATCATATTTTGATGATAAATTCAAGGCCTCTTTTGTTGCAGTAGATAATATAATATCTCAGCAAAGCCTAAAAAGGATCTTAGATTATAATGTAAAATACTCTTTCCTTTTTAGACAGAAGCTGTTCATAGAGAGACTGTTTCTCTGTAAATGAGTTtatgtcaaataaaaaaaaatgtaaacaatccTCGAGTATTTTTTACATAGTTTATGATATTTCCATGAAATCAAAAGGAGGCCTAGGATTATGCTGAGTCAGGTGTCATACAATGATAAAAGATTCAAGTGACTTTAGGGTGTAATGTtagattttttatttttgttcttatgCTTTGTAAGGTAAATTTagaaaacaattctttatttttatttaaagtagGAACAGACAAAAGTGACACAGCTTATGAAGGAATAGCTTTCATCAAGGTGTGGAaagtattattaatttttttcctcaggTGGAGTATTGGGAGCTTTATTCACCCCAGTGCCTCGATTTATGTCTAATATAGCTGGATAATGAGATTTAGGTTTCTTTGCATTGGCGTTAACATGGACATGGTGTTGTATGGTGTCTTTGTTTAGTCTATTACTTCAGGTTATACAGAGCATAAGGTGGGATACTTTGAAATGACTACTCTTACATCacaggaatctcattatgtgcATCTGTACAGGATTACCATCTTGCCAATACCAAAAACTTGCAACCAAAGATTTACAACTTTTTtctataatttattaatttttggcccatGTGGAATGAGTTAAGTCACTTGTATGTGCAACttgctaaaaaataaaaaaaatatccataTATTTTGCATAGtatgtaataatattatatattatattgtattttacattttatcatGAGGATATGTATTAGTATCTTCATGAATGCatttttttataaaattatATTTCATTTCATCCTTTTTTAAATGAACTGTTAACTGCCAACATATTATATTATGAAAGAAACATGGAAAGTATTGGTAACCGATGTAAAGAAGCTTAATTATGAGAATATTAAGTGTCTGATCACCCATCCTTTCTTCCCAAGCTCACAGGCACATATTTTTTACAAATCTGTTCTTGTGTTTTTCTTAAAAACAAGCAGAATTTTTTACTTCCTTTTTCTGGAAGTTTACCCAATGGAGCAAAAGTAAACTAGAGTATGTGATGTCTTATTCTACTAccgtaataatttattaaagaAATTACTTCAACaattaaattcaaacatatcAAATATCCATCCAAGGAACTTGACGTCATATCTGTTGttgaaattttatctttttttaacatttacaaATATCAGACATTACATTCAGGATTTTTATGTAATAAGCATTTTAAAATAAGAAGAGTTCATGAAACATTCCACATGATAATTTCATTAGAATTGCTTGTTGTTTTTGATGCCTTCAGAATGAAAGTTTCCATATCTTGACTGGTTATTTTTGGAATAAGTATATACAAAGCCAATTCCAGCTGTGGACtttactgtaattattattaatcagcTCTGTGGATTTGCATGCTATCTGTATTTATTTAAAAGCATATTAAATACAATCAGTGTGTTTGGAATAGGTATAGGGAAGCTGTCATTGTAATCTCTTTTATAAATACAGTTGATGCCTTTTCATCAAAGCACGAATAAACTAAAACAACTGAACTTCCAAACATTAAACATTGACATCGATGCCTTTATGATACTTTTGAATCCATCGGGCAACAATGAGGTGAGAAATAGATCGATCATTCCCGGCTCATACAGTATTCCTACAAATATATTTAAGAATGCTTTTCTCTTTAGTAAGCATGCATGGGAAAGGAAagcaattaataattattattgaaagtgtacaaaaaatatatattgctCTTCCCTAGCTTACATGTATGTGGtgatgtgttttgttttttgtatgtgTTTTTCTGCGTTGTAATGAGCAAGTTGCATGGATGAAATGTTCACTTTCTTCTGGTGTGATGCagctttatttttttcttccattgcTGATAAGGGTAATAAATCGTGTTGATAGTGGCATAATTGAAAGAAAAGgtaaaaatgaaattcatggaAACATGAATGCAAATTGCAGCCTTCAATCCCTTCCTTTTGAAATCCATAATATCACTTGCAATAGATATCTTAGATGTGAAGAGACTATTATTTTCTTAACATGAACTAAGCATTTGTTTATCAATATCTCTTGCAAGTTCAAAGAAACAGCTTGTTATACAGTAGTAGTTCCTCATGTTACAAACGTTTGAATACAAGCTGGCCATCCTTACTGATAGGTCTGTCTGTAATTCATTAAATGGCCTTTTCTACTGAGCAAAAATTTAGCGCTTTTTAGCTCCCAATAAGTAGTCTTTGAgagaaaacattttgcaaaacaaTAGCATATTCAAGTGTTCCCTCATCCAGCAGCATGTGTTGAGACTACGACGGgtttgttaaataattatttattgctAACAAAATGGTTTCCTCAGTTTCTTGACCATGAGAGTCATGCACAGCACCCAACACAGCTGCATGGCACAGTCTTATCTTTTTCAGCATTGAATTAactcatcatcataataatatgACTGTATTGAGGATTAATTGTGTTTGCTTTATTTTTAGTAAACTAGGGAGTGCTGGTTTACAAATGGCTGATGACACAATTGTTATAACTCCTGACCATCTTCATGTTGACAAAGTCACAGAGATTGTGGGATCACCAAGCGCTGGAGCAATTTCACTGTTTGTTGGTAAATTTTTCATGAATGATTAAAGTGCTTTTCTCTAAACATGAAACTTACACTGACTATGGCTGCTCATTATCTCTCAATCcctttattttttccttcaaggtACAACAAGAGATAACTTTGAAGGTAACAGTACTAGTTATTGATGTCAAAGTCATGTAATGCTGTaatgataattaattatttctaTCATATTGCACAAGAAAATTCCCCACCGAATCCTAGTCAAGCACGTTATAAAGGCTCTGAAATTAATGCTTGCTGAAATTAAGTGTTGCTGATCTTATCactctcaataattattattggcaaAGTCAAACAAGCTATCATTCCATGGGGTTAAATCCATTTAATTCAGAGAATGTTACTTGCTATTAAAAGCCAATGTCATTGAATCATGCTGACTTGCAGAAAGCAAacaattttgtgtttgttatACATTAATATTTTCATTTGGTGACCCCCATGCAGTAAACTAttgcaaaaattcttttttaaTTCTCATCATCCTGTTGTTTTCCAAGGAAAGACAGTTGTGCGGCTGGAGTATGAGGCATATGTACCTATGGCGAGATCAGAGATTCGCAAGATTTGTAAACAAGTTAGAGAAAAATGGGATGTTATTAAGATTGCTATATTTCACAGAATTGGGTATGCACTAACAAATTTCAATATACCGTAGTTTGCTTTTCTTCAGTGGAAGATGTTTAATACATCTACTCCCTTTTCGCTATTTATGCTCCTACTCCCTCATTTTGCACCCCTATGATGGTCGACTGTATGTTTTATAACTCTAGTGTATGCCTGAACATCTCACTAAAATTGAAATGGAACCTCTTCTAGATGAGGAGGTGTTGTAGTGGGAAGAAgtattgcatttatttttcatagttttcatgttgtttgctaagaaataaaaaaaagtgcaTAAATATATATGTGTACACATATTCATACCTACATACATAATGTATATCTGTAtctataattattatgtaaaagAACTAAGATAGTACACGTGCTCTGTTTGGCCAAGAGGCGtgcttgcatgagagtatgtaaacatggttgtgtgatgTAAAGATTTATGTGTTTCGTGGCAAATTTGAATACTTTCAGGGAAACATTCTTGTATGTCAAATCTTTGAAACTGAAATTAAGAAATGAACAAAGATTTCTCAAATTTCAACTTGGGCCTTGATGAATATTTGAACACAAAACAAGTTGTAAACACACCACAGTGCtgatcaccagattttcaaatgtaagttttgattgttcagttgagaaatgccatgacaatttgtcaaaattaattattaatgttgtACGAAGATACCTAcattttgatcagtaaaatgaatttttcatcttttcccgttttgta
This genomic interval carries:
- the LOC136887537 gene encoding molybdopterin synthase catalytic subunit-like isoform X1, which produces MKEESKLGSAGLQMADDTIVITPDHLHVDKVTEIVGSPSAGAISLFVGTTRDNFEGKTVVRLEYEAYVPMARSEIRKICKQVREKWDVIKIAIFHRIGVVPIGEASVIIGVSSAHRKTSLEATQYCIDNLKATVPIWKKEVYEQGEPKWKENSECFWKGKGGSSKQSTV
- the LOC136887537 gene encoding molybdopterin synthase catalytic subunit-like isoform X2, whose amino-acid sequence is MSKLGSAGLQMADDTIVITPDHLHVDKVTEIVGSPSAGAISLFVGTTRDNFEGKTVVRLEYEAYVPMARSEIRKICKQVREKWDVIKIAIFHRIGVVPIGEASVIIGVSSAHRKTSLEATQYCIDNLKATVPIWKKEVYEQGEPKWKENSECFWKGKGGSSKQSTV
- the LOC136887537 gene encoding molybdopterin synthase catalytic subunit-like isoform X3 gives rise to the protein MADDTIVITPDHLHVDKVTEIVGSPSAGAISLFVGTTRDNFEGKTVVRLEYEAYVPMARSEIRKICKQVREKWDVIKIAIFHRIGVVPIGEASVIIGVSSAHRKTSLEATQYCIDNLKATVPIWKKEVYEQGEPKWKENSECFWKGKGGSSKQSTV